From a single Gracilimonas sp. genomic region:
- a CDS encoding sulfotransferase, with translation MKLSQFLISLQSIALKPIERYFRKSLTYNHNVKPVWIIGVPRSGTTLAYQLFCTAFKTSYLSNRVVKRYRIALLTRMAERFLYSKKLIPPSFESAYGYTQSANGPHEGGPLFYQYFPKEYPYTDADDLDEKDAKEFKRVIQAISYPNKLFVSKNTVHSLRIKALAKLFPDSVFLWVTRDKVATAHSIINARDANGIRSEQWWSVKPPGWIEKNKLPEIEKVVWQINEIESIIRRDLAEARVSFMKISYKDICENPRKLVEEVAHQFHLNDYVQKIGELIPPSFPYSKAPEDELAEELKKIWND, from the coding sequence ATGAAGCTCAGTCAATTTCTTATATCCTTACAAAGTATAGCACTGAAGCCGATTGAAAGATATTTCAGAAAATCATTGACCTATAATCATAATGTGAAGCCGGTTTGGATCATCGGGGTGCCAAGGTCAGGAACTACATTAGCTTATCAGCTTTTTTGCACAGCTTTTAAAACTTCTTACCTGAGCAACCGGGTTGTGAAGAGATATCGGATAGCACTGTTAACAAGGATGGCAGAACGATTCCTTTACTCCAAAAAATTGATCCCTCCCTCATTTGAATCTGCTTATGGATATACCCAATCTGCCAATGGCCCGCATGAAGGAGGTCCGCTTTTTTACCAGTACTTCCCGAAAGAGTATCCATACACAGATGCTGATGATTTGGATGAAAAAGATGCTAAAGAATTCAAGAGAGTGATACAAGCAATCAGCTATCCGAACAAGCTGTTTGTTTCTAAGAATACAGTCCATTCTCTGAGAATTAAAGCACTAGCTAAACTTTTTCCTGATTCTGTCTTCTTGTGGGTAACAAGAGATAAGGTAGCTACCGCTCATTCGATTATAAATGCACGGGATGCAAATGGAATTAGATCAGAACAGTGGTGGAGTGTTAAACCGCCGGGATGGATTGAAAAAAACAAACTTCCTGAAATTGAAAAAGTGGTTTGGCAAATCAATGAAATTGAATCTATTATTCGAAGAGATTTAGCAGAAGCCCGGGTATCGTTCATGAAAATATCATATAAAGATATTTGTGAGAATCCACGGAAATTGGTTGAAGAGGTAGCCCATCAGTTTCATCTAAATGATTATGTTCAAAAAATAGGTGAACTTATACCTCCATCTTTTCCATACTCTAAAGCACCTGAAGATGAATTGGCAGAAGAATTAAAAAAAATCTGGAATGATTGA
- a CDS encoding GNAT family N-acetyltransferase translates to MIEMTPHELPGNIFMQPWWLDIVAPNRWEDIRIEKGGEIYARWPVVKRKEKGFTFVQMPVLTQKLGPWIKQTSPKIETIHSTERSMLEKLIGKLPPFDKLTYNLNEDIINYLPFIWNGFTQHSLTTFRFEYPFDTDKTWKRLKSSVRRDIRRAEEELEVSKNIKVGELYDMVVKTFDRQGLKPSYSKEVITELVKQASARERASIFGAKDSKGKLHAAQLFIHDDDATYYLAGGFDPDSDVPGAVSLVLWNGIKEANSRENAFDFEGSSIKSIERYFSSFGAKQVYFHNIQAVSRRFAPFHYGKKLLKRIKE, encoded by the coding sequence ATGATTGAAATGACTCCTCATGAGTTGCCCGGAAATATATTTATGCAACCCTGGTGGTTAGATATTGTAGCACCTAACCGGTGGGAAGATATTCGTATTGAGAAAGGCGGGGAAATTTATGCACGCTGGCCGGTAGTGAAAAGGAAAGAGAAAGGCTTTACGTTTGTACAAATGCCTGTTTTGACACAGAAATTAGGGCCGTGGATAAAGCAAACAAGCCCTAAAATTGAAACGATTCACAGTACCGAACGGTCCATGCTCGAAAAGCTTATCGGGAAGCTTCCTCCCTTTGATAAACTTACTTACAATCTGAACGAAGACATTATCAATTATCTGCCCTTTATTTGGAATGGGTTTACCCAGCACTCATTAACTACGTTTAGGTTCGAGTATCCATTTGATACCGACAAAACCTGGAAGAGATTGAAAAGCTCTGTTCGAAGAGATATTCGCCGGGCCGAAGAAGAGCTTGAAGTTAGCAAAAACATCAAAGTAGGAGAGTTATATGATATGGTTGTCAAAACTTTTGACCGGCAAGGTTTAAAGCCATCGTATTCAAAAGAAGTTATTACAGAATTGGTTAAACAAGCGTCTGCAAGAGAAAGAGCGAGTATCTTCGGGGCCAAAGATTCTAAAGGAAAACTCCATGCTGCTCAATTGTTTATTCATGATGATGATGCAACATACTATCTGGCGGGGGGATTTGACCCGGATTCTGATGTTCCCGGGGCAGTATCTTTGGTGCTCTGGAACGGCATAAAAGAAGCAAACAGCAGAGAAAATGCCTTTGATTTTGAAGGCTCAAGTATTAAATCTATTGAGCGATATTTTAGTTCTTTTGGAGCTAAGCAGGTATACTTTCATAATATTCAAGCAGTCAGTAGGAGATTTGCTCCCTTTCATTATGGAAAGAAACTGCTAAAGAGAATCAAGGAATGA
- a CDS encoding glycosyltransferase family 4 protein, which yields MHILMLLDHAYPPDQRVENEAESLVKNGLEVTVLSLAEDDRPEIEMVNGVRVHRFKLSNKIIKKLRGAVGFFDLYSHLFYRYAKKAYARKPFDAVHAHDLYLVKAGIMIKEKFEIPLVADLHENYVEALSQYAWSTRPPGKWLISLERWKKLEKKWLEKSDRIISVIAEMKDRYTGMGFGENEVLVIPNTPNIQAFREFPIKQDIITKYENRKILLYSGGFDLHRGLETAVRAMKFVKDEHPDALLLLVGDGRNRSELEALTDEHALRDFVIFEGWQDQSNIRSYVKSATIGLIPHVRSVQTDASIPHKLGYYMSEELPVISSNCTSLERMVTEHEAGKIFESENDRDLANQINYLLSHPDEAKILAENGKRAVEKEFNWEATVEPMISYYKSLASN from the coding sequence ATGCATATACTAATGCTACTGGATCATGCCTATCCTCCGGATCAGCGAGTTGAGAATGAGGCGGAGTCACTTGTTAAGAATGGTTTAGAGGTTACGGTTCTTTCGCTTGCGGAGGATGACAGGCCCGAAATTGAAATGGTGAATGGGGTCAGGGTTCATCGTTTTAAATTATCGAACAAAATCATAAAAAAGCTGCGGGGAGCAGTAGGCTTTTTTGATTTATACTCCCACCTTTTCTATCGGTATGCAAAAAAAGCTTATGCCAGGAAACCTTTTGATGCTGTTCATGCCCATGATTTATATCTGGTGAAAGCGGGGATCATGATAAAGGAAAAATTTGAAATTCCATTGGTTGCAGACCTGCATGAAAATTATGTAGAAGCCTTATCGCAGTATGCCTGGAGTACACGTCCGCCTGGCAAGTGGTTAATTTCTTTAGAAAGATGGAAGAAGCTTGAAAAGAAGTGGCTGGAAAAATCGGATCGTATCATTTCAGTTATAGCCGAAATGAAAGACCGCTATACAGGGATGGGATTTGGCGAGAATGAAGTCCTTGTAATTCCCAATACCCCTAATATCCAGGCATTTCGGGAATTTCCAATCAAGCAAGATATTATCACAAAGTATGAGAACAGAAAGATTTTGCTGTATTCCGGCGGGTTTGATCTGCACCGGGGGTTGGAAACAGCTGTCCGTGCTATGAAGTTTGTTAAAGATGAGCACCCTGACGCTCTGCTACTCTTAGTTGGGGACGGACGAAATCGTTCTGAGCTTGAAGCTTTAACCGATGAACATGCATTAAGGGATTTTGTAATATTCGAAGGGTGGCAAGACCAGTCAAATATCCGAAGCTATGTGAAAAGTGCAACGATCGGGTTGATTCCTCATGTTCGGTCCGTTCAAACTGATGCGTCCATTCCTCACAAACTAGGTTATTATATGTCGGAAGAGTTACCTGTTATATCTTCCAACTGTACCTCTCTCGAACGTATGGTAACCGAACATGAAGCCGGGAAAATTTTCGAATCCGAAAATGACAGGGATTTGGCTAATCAAATCAATTATTTATTGTCGCATCCTGATGAAGCCAAAATATTGGCTGAAAACGGAAAGCGCGCTGTAGAAAAAGAGTTTAACTGGGAGGCTACTGTAGAGCCTATGATCAGTTACTATAAAAGCCTGGCCTCTAATTAG
- a CDS encoding methyltransferase domain-containing protein, which translates to MKNSSEITFSHEWIYKLENRGHWTLYWHQLNLILNTSGLSKDAKIIEIGVGSGLTSSYLRRKGYQVTTLDIDENKNPDIQANIIEDELPEADVYLAFEIFEHIPFESAKKVWKELAENKVDKLFFSIPHAYKTYFFAEFYIPKLGRRTIHIGRKRKYIHTKNHHWELGINHITTESIKQILSEAGYTIDYSYRYRNHHFFAASLI; encoded by the coding sequence ATGAAAAATTCTTCTGAAATTACATTTTCCCATGAATGGATTTATAAGCTTGAAAACAGGGGGCACTGGACACTTTACTGGCATCAGCTCAACCTGATATTAAATACAAGCGGCTTGTCAAAAGATGCTAAAATTATAGAGATTGGAGTGGGAAGCGGATTAACATCCAGCTATTTGCGAAGAAAAGGATACCAGGTTACTACTCTGGATATTGATGAGAATAAAAATCCTGATATTCAGGCTAATATTATCGAAGACGAATTGCCGGAGGCTGACGTGTATTTAGCCTTCGAAATATTTGAACACATTCCATTTGAAAGCGCCAAAAAAGTTTGGAAAGAATTAGCTGAGAATAAAGTGGATAAGCTTTTTTTCAGTATTCCTCATGCGTATAAAACTTACTTTTTTGCAGAGTTTTATATTCCAAAGCTAGGTAGAAGAACTATACATATTGGACGGAAACGCAAATACATACATACAAAGAATCATCACTGGGAATTAGGTATTAACCATATAACTACTGAAAGTATTAAGCAGATACTTTCAGAAGCCGGGTATACTATAGACTATTCATACAGATATAGAAACCATCATTTCTTTGCTGCCTCATTAATTTAA
- a CDS encoding polysaccharide biosynthesis C-terminal domain-containing protein, giving the protein MGIIIKQSLRNAIISYIGIIIGFVTTIQLYPHILEADQFGLTRILIAISTISVQIITFGIPNSVIKFFPTLSKKTNNPSGIFWAFLIPPAIGFLAYSLILIFFRDFVISFYDSGSGLLGEYYLYIIPLVLFTVSFSVLNSFVKAQFNTVFASFLQDILLRVMMILDLVLFYFDFITFDTFMLIFIGSYALLYLLLFGYALKEKLLNFEPVLQIFDNDTRQQIRSYSFYSFFSGLTMLLIGNIDLIMVGTFNGLEQTGIYAIALYVGSVITVPKKSITKISFPVIAAAFQRNDIQNVKEVYKQTSLNQFLTGLIIYIGVIANIDNLYEMLPKEYVDGSIVIIIIGLGNLLEMVTGANGQIIIASKYFRFDFYSSWILVILAITLNAVLIPMFGLQGAALATAASIFTYNIIKVIFVWVKFKMQPFTWNLLGLLATGIATLLLSYLIPQFENIYVDIAIRSICMAALYFAAVWIFKLSDEVNNFISEQLKRVLKN; this is encoded by the coding sequence TTGGGAATAATAATAAAACAAAGCTTACGCAATGCAATAATATCCTATATCGGGATTATTATAGGCTTTGTCACCACCATTCAGCTTTATCCGCATATACTTGAGGCTGACCAATTCGGGCTTACCAGGATTTTAATTGCCATTTCTACTATAAGTGTTCAAATCATCACTTTTGGTATTCCAAATTCTGTAATAAAGTTTTTCCCAACACTCTCAAAAAAAACAAATAATCCGTCAGGTATATTTTGGGCCTTTTTAATTCCGCCTGCCATCGGGTTTTTAGCCTACTCATTAATCCTCATCTTTTTTAGAGATTTTGTTATCAGCTTTTATGACTCGGGATCAGGCTTGCTCGGTGAGTACTATCTATACATCATTCCACTTGTATTATTCACCGTATCATTCAGTGTTTTAAATTCCTTCGTAAAGGCCCAATTCAACACTGTTTTTGCCTCTTTTTTGCAAGACATTTTGCTCAGAGTGATGATGATCCTCGATTTAGTTCTCTTCTATTTCGATTTTATTACGTTTGATACTTTTATGCTGATATTTATTGGGAGCTATGCGTTGCTCTACCTGCTTCTTTTTGGCTATGCATTAAAGGAAAAGCTACTGAACTTTGAGCCGGTGTTGCAAATATTTGACAATGATACCCGGCAACAGATACGCAGTTACAGTTTTTACTCCTTTTTCAGCGGTTTAACCATGCTACTAATCGGCAACATTGACCTGATCATGGTTGGTACCTTTAATGGCCTTGAACAAACAGGAATTTACGCTATCGCACTCTATGTTGGTTCGGTTATTACAGTACCCAAAAAATCAATAACCAAGATTTCATTTCCGGTAATAGCAGCAGCTTTTCAAAGAAATGATATACAGAATGTAAAAGAGGTATATAAACAAACCTCTCTCAACCAATTTCTGACCGGTCTTATCATTTATATAGGCGTAATCGCCAATATTGATAATTTATACGAGATGCTACCCAAAGAGTATGTAGATGGCAGCATCGTTATCATCATAATAGGCCTGGGTAATCTTCTGGAAATGGTAACCGGTGCTAATGGACAAATAATAATCGCCTCAAAATACTTTCGGTTCGATTTTTACTCATCCTGGATACTCGTAATACTTGCCATTACCCTCAATGCTGTTCTGATTCCGATGTTTGGATTACAAGGCGCTGCATTAGCCACGGCTGCATCCATTTTTACATACAATATTATCAAGGTGATTTTTGTCTGGGTGAAATTCAAAATGCAACCATTTACATGGAATTTATTGGGATTGCTTGCAACAGGAATAGCCACTCTCCTCCTCTCCTATTTAATACCTCAATTCGAAAACATATATGTAGATATTGCTATCAGGTCCATATGTATGGCTGCTCTCTATTTTGCCGCTGTTTGGATTTTCAAGCTCTCTGATGAAGTGAATAACTTCATATCAGAGCAACTAAAGAGAGTGCTTAAGAACTGA
- the hisS gene encoding histidine--tRNA ligase, whose product MPKPKYTTHLGMVDILPDESPKWRALEQIIQEEAAKFNFEEIRTPIMEQTELIVRGVGQLTDIVSKEIFAFEKGDSHYVLRPELTAPVVRAFVEHHMQQRGGSQKLYYIGPMFRAEKPQKGRQRQFHQFGLEILGSDDPIADVECIAFMMRIYQRIGIKNFDLKLNSVGDPESREAYKEALRAYLKPNLDEMSELSQKRFEKNPMRILDSKEEEDQPFIEQAPVIQDYLNEESKEHFEKVKSYLDDLGISYSLDPHLVRGMDYYTRTAFELTSPDLGSQDALAGGGRYDLLVEEVGGPSTPAVGFAAGMERLMIACEELGIELAEEKAVDVYFVTLGDAARKWALTHLPKTREAGLSATMDYMSRSMKAQMKDANRENALYTLIVGDNELNEGKFTLRNMKESEEMSLSFDEIIEKLTKKLL is encoded by the coding sequence ATGCCCAAACCCAAATACACTACCCACCTTGGAATGGTGGACATCCTTCCTGACGAATCCCCTAAATGGAGAGCTCTCGAACAGATTATTCAGGAGGAAGCCGCTAAATTTAATTTCGAAGAAATTCGCACTCCCATCATGGAGCAAACCGAGTTGATTGTGCGGGGCGTGGGACAATTGACGGATATTGTATCTAAAGAGATTTTTGCTTTCGAAAAGGGGGACAGTCATTATGTGTTGCGGCCTGAGCTGACCGCTCCCGTGGTACGTGCATTTGTGGAACATCATATGCAGCAGCGCGGCGGTTCTCAGAAGCTTTATTATATAGGACCGATGTTCCGGGCAGAGAAACCTCAGAAAGGGCGACAAAGACAATTCCATCAGTTTGGGCTGGAGATACTGGGCAGCGACGATCCTATCGCTGATGTTGAGTGCATCGCTTTTATGATGCGCATATACCAGCGTATTGGCATTAAGAATTTTGATCTGAAACTCAATTCTGTGGGTGACCCCGAAAGCCGGGAAGCATACAAAGAAGCTTTGCGGGCATACCTGAAGCCAAATCTTGATGAGATGAGCGAGCTTTCTCAAAAACGATTTGAGAAAAACCCGATGCGTATACTCGACTCTAAGGAAGAGGAGGATCAGCCGTTCATCGAACAAGCTCCGGTGATACAGGATTACCTGAATGAGGAATCAAAAGAGCATTTTGAAAAGGTTAAAAGCTACCTGGACGACCTCGGAATCTCCTATTCCCTCGATCCGCATCTTGTCCGCGGTATGGATTACTATACCCGCACAGCTTTTGAGCTTACCAGCCCGGATCTTGGCTCGCAGGATGCTCTGGCCGGTGGTGGTCGCTACGACCTGTTGGTTGAAGAAGTTGGCGGGCCTTCTACTCCTGCTGTAGGATTTGCCGCTGGCATGGAGCGGCTAATGATTGCCTGTGAAGAACTGGGCATTGAACTTGCCGAGGAGAAAGCTGTAGATGTTTACTTTGTGACGCTTGGTGATGCTGCACGAAAATGGGCACTCACCCATCTTCCCAAAACCAGGGAAGCCGGACTTTCAGCTACCATGGATTATATGAGCCGTTCAATGAAAGCTCAGATGAAGGATGCCAACCGGGAGAACGCCCTTTATACACTCATTGTCGGAGACAATGAACTGAATGAAGGCAAGTTCACCCTTCGTAATATGAAGGAAAGTGAAGAGATGTCTCTCAGTTTTGACGAGATCATTGAGAAGCTGACCAAAAAGCTGCTATAG
- a CDS encoding PIG-L family deacetylase, with amino-acid sequence MSFTGIKKILVLAPHTDDAELGCGGTLARFHEEGIEIFVAAFSTARASVPEGSDPDILRKEFIASMDILGVPEDQYFIYEYEVRKLSYFRQEVLEEMVRLRNEIQPDLVLLPSGNDVHQDHQVVFNEGLRAFKECSIWGYELPWNHVDFSTQAFVTLSKAHMGKKWEMMSVYESQLIKKRNYFTRDFIEGLARVRGVQVKEDFAEAFEVVRYKI; translated from the coding sequence ATGTCATTTACCGGAATTAAAAAAATATTGGTTTTGGCTCCTCATACAGATGATGCCGAGTTAGGATGCGGGGGTACGCTTGCCAGATTTCATGAAGAGGGTATTGAAATTTTTGTAGCGGCTTTTTCAACGGCCAGAGCCTCCGTGCCGGAGGGCTCTGATCCGGATATCCTGAGAAAAGAGTTTATTGCATCCATGGATATCCTGGGAGTACCTGAAGACCAGTATTTTATTTATGAATACGAGGTTAGAAAACTTTCCTATTTCAGGCAGGAAGTATTGGAAGAAATGGTGCGGCTCAGAAATGAGATTCAACCCGATTTGGTGTTGCTGCCATCCGGTAATGATGTGCATCAGGATCATCAGGTGGTATTTAATGAAGGGTTGCGTGCTTTTAAAGAGTGCAGTATCTGGGGATATGAGCTGCCCTGGAACCATGTTGACTTCTCCACCCAGGCTTTTGTTACCTTAAGCAAAGCGCATATGGGTAAAAAATGGGAGATGATGTCGGTGTACGAATCTCAGCTGATAAAAAAGCGAAATTACTTCACACGCGACTTTATCGAAGGACTGGCCAGAGTCAGGGGCGTGCAGGTGAAAGAAGACTTTGCCGAAGCTTTTGAAGTAGTTCGTTATAAGATCTAA
- the wecB gene encoding UDP-N-acetylglucosamine 2-epimerase (non-hydrolyzing): MKTILTVVGARPQFIKAAVVSKALTDAGITEEIIHTGQHYDHEMSSIFWEELDLPAPTVNLEVGSGHHGAQTGIMLQKIEQFILKSDQAPDALLVYGDTNSTLAGALVASKLHIPVIHIEAGLRSFNREMPEETNRVLTDHMSTLLFCSSKGGVTQLAKEGIKKNVFDVGDVMYDALLTFSKIAEEKVNFSAIIPFAPNNFYLATVHRPANTDSENNLRSILQAFSEINEPVVWPVHPRNKKRLSNIQLPENLHLIEPVSYFKMMTLLKNCTKVITDSGGLQKEAYWMKKPCITIREETEWTETLDGNWNQITGANTDKILSAIHANPTSVWKPLYGEGDAAQKIAAHIKNYFI; the protein is encoded by the coding sequence GTGAAAACCATATTAACCGTAGTTGGTGCAAGGCCTCAATTTATTAAAGCAGCAGTAGTTTCAAAAGCTTTGACAGATGCGGGCATTACAGAAGAAATCATTCATACCGGTCAACATTACGACCATGAAATGAGTAGCATATTCTGGGAAGAGCTCGACCTTCCGGCTCCAACCGTGAACCTGGAAGTAGGATCCGGACATCATGGTGCTCAAACCGGGATTATGCTTCAAAAAATTGAACAATTTATTCTTAAGTCCGACCAAGCTCCTGATGCCCTTCTTGTTTATGGTGATACAAACTCTACTTTAGCAGGAGCATTAGTGGCTTCAAAACTGCATATACCTGTGATTCACATCGAAGCAGGTTTACGAAGCTTTAATCGTGAAATGCCTGAGGAAACAAACCGGGTTTTAACCGACCACATGTCAACACTTTTATTTTGCTCATCTAAAGGGGGGGTTACACAGCTAGCTAAGGAAGGCATTAAGAAAAATGTTTTTGATGTAGGAGATGTGATGTATGATGCATTGCTTACTTTTTCCAAAATAGCTGAAGAGAAAGTGAATTTTTCAGCTATCATCCCATTTGCCCCTAATAATTTCTACCTGGCTACCGTGCACCGTCCGGCAAACACTGATTCTGAAAATAACCTACGCTCCATTCTGCAAGCATTTTCCGAAATAAATGAACCCGTTGTATGGCCGGTTCACCCCCGAAATAAAAAGAGGCTAAGTAACATTCAGCTGCCTGAAAACCTACACCTGATCGAGCCTGTTTCCTATTTCAAAATGATGACTTTGCTGAAGAACTGCACGAAGGTGATTACTGATTCCGGTGGCCTCCAAAAAGAAGCTTACTGGATGAAGAAGCCGTGCATTACCATCCGGGAGGAAACGGAATGGACAGAGACTTTGGATGGAAACTGGAACCAAATTACAGGAGCTAACACAGACAAAATACTCTCTGCTATACATGCTAACCCGACCTCCGTCTGGAAACCATTATATGGTGAAGGTGATGCAGCTCAAAAAATTGCCGCACACATTAAGAACTATTTCATCTAA
- a CDS encoding polysaccharide deacetylase family protein, producing the protein MTDQIVKITSSPDYISEKQFVFDVLVRDFLKLDYALEILDEADNYSITFEEKQILIPDVFFDQIYKKDHKLLPEVEAYQTGYDNASLDKLPGWFANKQRTNDSGIRTLPVDVIGMAFFLMSGYADIHFAEKDTHQRRIGSTSFLVKKNLVDRPIIQEWFTILAGHLFGDEKLKPGKKLPAYSKHISHDVDQPFEYLNYSKTRLIKRLAGDVLVRKKPQKAKKRYQLYKKVKQGNYRVDPYNNFNELVRLLEKHDLKSTFFFISGEPKSEYDAIYDINHPAISDILKKVHTAGHKIGLHPSYKTRHNPDLLRKEVQKLQKVCKSLGIDAPVETSRKHYLRWDWRHTPRILQKAGIKHDYTLGYADRTGYRAGVAFPFRAFDWESKKSLKIKLHPLIVMEASLLANKYMGYTVKEAGQKIVFYHNQLNRLGGEFVLLWHNHELIEPEKLTLFKKFLSL; encoded by the coding sequence ATGACGGATCAGATTGTTAAGATAACTTCAAGCCCTGATTACATTTCAGAAAAGCAATTCGTTTTTGATGTATTAGTAAGGGATTTCCTGAAACTGGACTATGCACTGGAAATACTGGATGAAGCGGATAACTATTCCATTACTTTTGAAGAAAAACAGATCCTTATACCAGACGTTTTCTTTGATCAGATTTATAAAAAGGATCATAAATTATTACCCGAAGTAGAAGCCTATCAAACGGGTTATGACAATGCATCTCTTGACAAACTACCCGGATGGTTTGCCAATAAGCAAAGGACTAATGACTCCGGTATAAGAACGTTACCCGTTGATGTTATCGGAATGGCTTTTTTTCTGATGAGCGGGTATGCTGATATTCATTTTGCAGAAAAGGATACGCATCAGCGCCGGATAGGGTCTACTTCATTCCTGGTAAAAAAAAATCTGGTTGACCGCCCCATCATTCAGGAATGGTTTACCATATTGGCCGGACACTTGTTTGGAGATGAAAAACTAAAGCCGGGAAAGAAATTGCCTGCCTATTCAAAACATATTTCTCATGATGTTGATCAGCCATTTGAATACCTCAACTATTCCAAAACCCGATTAATAAAAAGGCTGGCCGGTGATGTGCTGGTGCGAAAGAAGCCCCAAAAAGCAAAAAAGAGATATCAGCTTTACAAAAAAGTAAAACAAGGGAATTATCGAGTAGACCCTTATAATAATTTTAATGAGCTTGTTCGGTTACTGGAAAAACATGATTTAAAAAGTACATTCTTTTTTATTTCGGGTGAACCAAAGAGTGAATATGATGCTATCTATGATATCAATCACCCTGCTATATCCGATATTTTAAAGAAGGTACACACAGCAGGACATAAAATCGGGTTGCACCCTTCCTACAAAACCAGGCATAATCCTGATCTGCTACGCAAAGAAGTGCAAAAACTTCAAAAGGTATGTAAATCGCTTGGTATTGATGCTCCTGTAGAAACCAGCAGAAAGCATTATTTACGGTGGGATTGGAGGCATACGCCTCGTATTTTACAAAAAGCCGGTATTAAACATGATTATACTCTTGGCTATGCAGACAGGACAGGATACAGGGCTGGTGTGGCATTTCCTTTCAGAGCATTCGATTGGGAATCAAAAAAATCATTGAAAATTAAACTTCATCCGCTCATTGTAATGGAAGCCAGTTTATTGGCAAATAAGTATATGGGATACACTGTAAAGGAGGCCGGTCAAAAGATTGTGTTTTACCATAATCAATTAAACCGGCTTGGTGGAGAATTTGTGCTTTTATGGCACAATCATGAATTGATTGAACCGGAAAAACTAACCTTGTTTAAGAAATTTTTATCACTGTAA